A genomic stretch from Oncorhynchus tshawytscha isolate Ot180627B linkage group LG07, Otsh_v2.0, whole genome shotgun sequence includes:
- the tacc1 gene encoding transforming acidic coiled-coil-containing protein 1 isoform X4 has product MGQAKPPLVPEEEAPVDSKEGPQTLPNTTDTAEVQPAIAGPSAQTNGAAKATASLNLGLSEEDRPLATSLDLGLPEENRQLATSLDLGQTDEDRPLDTSLDLGLPEEVRPLATSLDLGLTEEDRPLATSLDLGLTKEASITKTLCNGHPIETIPEPQAKPTKTTPPSLKIKGAFSRASAQRDGDSDITLVPKASYNFNPDQFDGSFNPFASGGSKIQNSPPRDALPTMESLPVPSSLPTMESLPVPSSLPTMESLPVPSSLPTMESLPVTSSLPTMESLTVPSSLPTLGSLPVPSSLPTLKSLPVPSSLPTLGSLPVLSSLPTLGSLPVPSSLPTLGSLPVPSSLPTLGSLPVCSSLPTLGSLPVLSSLPTLGSLPVPSSLPTLGLLPVLSSLPTLGSLPVPSSLPTLGSLPVLSSLPTLGSLPVCSSSPPLCGTSSSPKMDVEEVKDSASEASEEPKPVEIEFGLDEAGEVKKTPPRRMGKTPGSKLAVKKLRAKATTTAPAPTPAPEPVIAHPVVEPVSETTSEPLSIPGPSLSLDDVPIPKSTYTFDPNQWEDPNLIPFWGGGVKISSSPVLPKGSYSFDPHNFDNYVDPFKPSTALGCGNSTSRDTPLPPPAEEAVKPKLERPLDEGKRMCQTPKKSKDRIIMTTEQVKFLCFLLNSCKVKKYENQSLVLNICNQEEDVVVSQVQEMPRRVRHATDEEKLACSEIMGQKAKEEAGVEVEEEEDSVCAKGPAKGPTKGLAITDNVKSQAMLDGPQARITHNMKEKDICISSEELSITPRPKLIGCKGHDDKGSPSSMDTISLNEMDKAAVLTLIREEIITKEIEANEWKRKYEDSHMEVLEMRKIVVEYEKTVAQMIEDEQHKRSVLGSQKRVQQVTLERDQALADLNSVERSLSDLFRRYENMKTILEGFKKNEEVLKKCAQEYLVRVRQEEQRYHTLKIHAEEKLVKANEDIAQVRSKADSESVALHASLRKEQMKVDSLERALHQKNQEIEELTKICDELIAKLGTSD; this is encoded by the exons ATGGGTCAGGCCAAGCCCCCCTTGGTCCCTGAGGAGGAGGCCCCTGTGGACTCTAAGGAGGGGCCACAAACACTGCCCAACACCACAGACACTGCAGAGGTTCAACCCGCAATAGCAGGCCCATCAGCCCAGACCAATGGAGCAGCAAAGGCCACTGCTTCTCTTAACTTAGGTCTATCTGAGGAGGATAGACCACTGGCTACTTCACTAGACTTAGGCCTACCTGAGGAGAATAGACAACTGGCTACTTCTCTAGATTTAGGCCAAACTGATGAGGATAGACCACTGGATACCTCTCTAGACTTAGGCCTACCTGAGGAGGTGAGGCCACTGGCTACTTCTCTAGACTTAGGCTTAACTGAGGAGGATAGACCACTGGCTACTTCTCTAGACTTAGGCCTAACTAAGGAGGCTAGCATTACTAAGACGCTTTGTAATGGACACCCCATAGAGACCATCCCTGAACCTCAGGCCAAACCCACTAAAACCACACCCCCTTCCCTGAAGATAAAGGGAGCTTTTTCCAGGGCTAGTGCACAGAGGGATGGGGACAGTGATATCACCCTAGTCCCTAAGGCTAGCTACAACTTCAACCCGGACCAATTCGACGGCAGCTTCAATCCGTTCGCCAGCGGCGGCTCCAAGATTCAAAACTCCCCGCCAAGAGATGCCCTGCCCACAATGGAGTCGCTACCTGTACCTAGCTCCCTGCCCACAATGGAGTCGCTACCTGTACCTAGCTCCCTGCCCACAATGGAGTCGCTACCTGTACCTAGCTCCCTGCCCACAATGGAGTCGCTACCTGTAACTAGCTCCCTGCCCACAATGGAGTCGCTAACTGTACCTAGCTCCCTGCCCACACTGGGGTCGTTACCTGTACCTAGCTCCCTGCCCACACTGAAGTCGTTACCTGTACCTAGTTCCCTGCCCACACTGGGGTCGCTACCTGTACTTAGCTCCCTGCCCACACTGGGATCGCTACCTGTACCTAGCTCCCTGCCCACACTGGGGTCGTTACCTGTACCTAGCTCCCTGCCCACACTGGGGTCGTTACCTGTATGCAGCTCCCTGCCCACACTGGGGTCGCTACCTGTACTTAGCTCCCTGCCCACACTGGGGTCGCTACCTGTACCTAGCTCCCTGCCCACACTGGGGTTGTTACCTGTACTTAGCTCCCTGCCCACACTGGGGTCGCTACCTGTACCTAGCTCCCTGCCCACACTGGGGTCGCTACCTGTACTTAGCTCCCTGCCCACACTGGGGTCATTACCTGTATGCAGCTCTTCTCCACCGCTTTGTGGGACTAGTTCCTCACCTAAAATGGATGTTGAGGAGGTCAAAGATTCAGCGTCGGAGGCATCAGAAGAGCCCAAGCCTGTGGAGATAGAGTTTGGGTTAGACGAGGCAGGTGAGGTAAAAAAAACACCGCCCAGGAGGATGGGTAAAACGCCCGGCAGCAAGCTCGCCGTCAAGAAACTAAGGGCAAAAGCAACGACAACAGCACCTGCCCCGACGCCGGCACCCGAACCAGTAATAGCTCACCCGGTAGTAGAGCCGGTTTCAGAAACGACTTCCGAACCACTTTCCATACCAGGTCCCTCCTTAAGTTTGGACGACGTTCCTATTCCCAAGTCCACTTATACATTTGACCCCAACCAGTGGGAAGACCCTAATTTGATCCCCTTTTGGGGTGGTGGTGTCAAAATAAGTAGTTCCCCAGTTTTGCCCAAAGGATCCTACAGCTTTGATCCTCACAACTTTGACAACTATGTGGACCCCTTTAAGCCATCTACAGCCCTGGGCTGCGGGAACTCAACCTCCCGGGATACCCCACTTCCTCCGCCAGCAGAGGAAGCAGTGAAACCAAAGCTGGAGCGGCCCCTGGATGAGGGGAAGAGAATGTGTCAGACTCCAAAGAAAAGCAAGGACAGGATCATCAT GACCACTGAACAAGTGAAGTTTCTCTGTTTTCTGTT GAATTCGTGTAAGGTCAAGAAGTATGAAAACCAGTCCCTGGTCCTGAATATCTgcaatcag GAAGAGGATGTGGTTGTGTCACAGGTCCAAGAAATGCCCCGCCGCGTTCGCCATGCCACCGATGAGGAAAAGCTGGCTTGTAGTGAAATCATGGGCCAGAAAGCCAAGGAGGAGGccggggtggaggtggaggaggaagaagactcAGTGTGTGCCAAAGGCCCAGCTAAAGGCCCAACCAAAGGCCTGGCcatcacagacaatgtcaaaaGCCAGGCAATGCTGGATG GGCCACAGgcgaggataacacacaatatgAAGGAAAAGGACATTTGCATTTCA AGTGAAGAGCTGTCAATCACCCCAAGGCCAAAGTTGATTGGCTGCAAGGGACACGATGACAAAGGTAGTCCCTCCTCCATGGATACCATATCGCTAAATGAGATGGACAAAGCAGCGGTGCTCACCTTGATCAGAGAGGAG ATAATCACTAAAGAGATAGAGGCCAACGAGTGGAAGAGAAAGTATGAAGACAGTCATATGGAGGTGTTAGAGATGAG GAAAATAGTGGTGGAGTACGAGAAAACAGTTGCACAGATGATTG AGGATGAGCAGCACAAGAGGAGTGTCCTGGGCTCCCAGAAGCGTGTCCAGCAGGTGACTCTGGAGCGGGACCAGGCCCTGGCCGACCTCAACTCTGTGGAGCGCTCACTCTCGGACCTCTTTAGACGTTACGAGAACATGAAGACCATCCTGGAAGGCTTTAAGAAG aATGAAGAGGTGCTGAAGAAGTGTGCCCAAGAGTATCTGGTCCGCGTCAGACAGGAGGAGCAGAGATACCACACACTCAAGATCCATGCTGAGGAAAAACTAGTCAA GGCTAATGAAGACATAGCCCAGGTGCGCTCCAAGGCCGACTCAGAGAGTGTGGCTCTTCATGCCAGCCTGAGGAAAGAGCAGATGAAGGTGGACTCCTTGGAGAGAGCCCTCCACCAGAAG AATCAAGAAATCGAGGAGCTCACAAAGATCTGTGACGAACTAATAGCGAAGCTCGGGACATCAGACTGA